CGAGGTAGGCACCGGTGCCGGCGGCCATCAGGTAGAAGAACCCGCCGGTGACCTCGATGACGACGAGCTTCATCTGCCCGTCGCTGTAAGGGATCTCGGTGGCGACGGCGGCGGCCAGGCTCTGGAGCCCGGCGCAGGCGGCCGCGAGGCGGTCGGCGACGTCGGGGTCACCGCCGTGGCGGGCGATACGCAGCCCGTCGGCGGAGAGCACCACGATCTGGTGGATGCTCGGTACGTCGTCGGCCAGTTCCTTGAGCATCCAGTCCATGTTTCCCCGCTGCTGGATCACTTCTGATCTCCCTTGTCCCACGCGTCGTCGGAGTCTTCGCCGTTCTTCTGTTCCCTGGGCACACCGTTGACGGCCTGGGTGAATGCCTCCAGCCAGAGTCCGGGCGGGGTGTCACCGCCACCGGGCTGCCCGCCGTTGTGCGGGCCCCGCACCGCGGGGGCCTCGGCGGGCGGAGCGGCCTGCTGCGGGAGGTTGTGCGAACCGAGCGGGGCACGGCCGCGGCTGCGGCGCTGCGGGAGGCCGCCGGCGGTCCACTCGGTGACCACGATCTCCTCGTCGTCCAGGGCGGACGCGGGGGCCGCGTGCCGTGCGGAGGACGCGAGCGGCGCGGGCGCGGCGGGAACGGCCGAGGGGACGGGTCCCGTCGCGGCGGGGCGGGCCTTGCGCTTGCCCGGCGGCGGGACGACGTGCTGCATCTGCGACATGTCGAGCGAACTCTGGGGCCGCGAGGTGGCGCCGATGCCGTGGGCGATGCCGGGGGCCGGGCCGGTGGTGATCATGTCGCGCGGGACGATGAGCACGGCGCGTACCCCGCCGTACGCGGACTGCCGCAGGGAGACCTGGAGCTGGTACATCCGGGAGAGGCGGCCGACCACGGCCATACCGAGGCGGGGGGACTCGCCGAGGTCGTTCATGTTGATGCCGGCCTGGGCCTGGGCGAGCATGTTCTCCGCCCGTGCGCGGGCCTCTTCGCTGAGGCTGACGCCGCCGTCCTCGATCTCGATGGCGATGCCGGTCTGCACCTCGACCGCGGTGACGTGCACCCGGGTCTGCGGCGGGGAGTAGCGGGTGGCGTTGTCGAGGAGTTCGGCGCAGGCGTGGATGAGCGGTTCGACCGCGGTGCCGACGATGGCGACCTTGGAGATCGAGTGCAGGTCCACGCGCTGGTACTCGAGGATCCGGGACATCGCGCCGCGCAGCACGCTGAACAGGGGGACGGGCTTGGGCCACTGACGGCTGGGGCGGGCTCCGCCGAGTACGGCGATGGAGTCGGCGAGCCGCCCGATCAGGGCGGTGCC
This DNA window, taken from Streptomyces nitrosporeus, encodes the following:
- a CDS encoding roadblock/LC7 domain-containing protein codes for the protein MIQQRGNMDWMLKELADDVPSIHQIVVLSADGLRIARHGGDPDVADRLAAACAGLQSLAAAVATEIPYSDGQMKLVVIEVTGGFFYLMAAGTGAYLAVLAGETVDAGLVGARMRDMVVRIGAHLTSPPRHDGQAG
- a CDS encoding sensor histidine kinase, whose protein sequence is MARVESPPTKRDIPVVRAALLPVVLMAGATAAAAVATGGGARAAVLWCGAIATAVVATLAVALNRRRRAMGVQRAEYEQRIAFLEHRIAAYDQETVRLTKELLPTAIRRLRASNSPQEVMRDIVDADETYRNLPKAQRALVLQVLDIVDNEEAMRDSAQRAFVSVARRVQAIVHRQASELREMEEHHGRNPEVFDDLLRIDHGTALIGRLADSIAVLGGARPSRQWPKPVPLFSVLRGAMSRILEYQRVDLHSISKVAIVGTAVEPLIHACAELLDNATRYSPPQTRVHVTAVEVQTGIAIEIEDGGVSLSEEARARAENMLAQAQAGINMNDLGESPRLGMAVVGRLSRMYQLQVSLRQSAYGGVRAVLIVPRDMITTGPAPGIAHGIGATSRPQSSLDMSQMQHVVPPPGKRKARPAATGPVPSAVPAAPAPLASSARHAAPASALDDEEIVVTEWTAGGLPQRRSRGRAPLGSHNLPQQAAPPAEAPAVRGPHNGGQPGGGDTPPGLWLEAFTQAVNGVPREQKNGEDSDDAWDKGDQK